AAATAAGTGATGTAAAGATCAGGATATCCACTCAAAAATACTTTCCAATGGTTCTACACCATGTGGGCACTAACGTAAGTCAGATGAAAGGATTTAACTGTACAATAACTTAATGATACACCAAAACACCATAAACTATAATCATATGATATACTAAAACCCTGTGTGTTACATTTCCAGATTTTCTAAACAGGTTGGATAATACTGGCAGCTTACACTGAAATCATAtcctttccttctctcaccccaacggTCGGCAGATGgtcgcccctccctgagcctggttctgctggaggtttcttcctgttaaaagggagttttttccttcccattgtcaccaaagtgcttgctcatagggggtcatatgattgttgggtttttctctgtatgtattattgtagggtctaccttacaatataaagcatcttaaggcgactgttgttgtgatttggcgctgtatatataaaattgaattgaatgaaatCATGTCAGTTTTAAACACTGTTGTAATGGAAGCCAGGGCTTCATTTGGTTTCTTTGTGCCTGCATGAAAGAAACACAGTAACACAAATAGTTACAGTTCATACATTCACTGTACAACTTATTGGGTACACTTAATAATTGGTTGGATCCCCTTTTGCTTTTAGAACTTAAAAGGCTGTGGCACTTGCTCAACAGTACAAAGTGGAAACATCTCCCACACCATTGTAAGACCACTAGGCTGAAGCGTTGATAGAAGGCAGATTAGatccatttttttcatgttgtttaagtCAAATTCTGACCATCTGAATGAGGCAGCAGAAACTGAgacccatcacactgaacaatATTTTTCCGATCTTCTACGATCCATTTGTAGTGATgttgtgtgaattgtagcctcagtttccttttCCACTGGTACTCCACTGTGGTCCTATGCTGCTTTAACTGTGTTACGACTGCTGTCGTAACGTTGTCTAAAATACAAATCTCAGTGTGCAGGTGCTTCTCTGTAATTGGTAGATCCAGAGGACGGACCATATGGATTGGCTAACTAGCTGGAGATGACTTATACGATGAAACAGCTATTCATTCATCCTCAGCTCATCACAACCAGCAGACCTTTTGCAACATGCCCACTGCTGTTCACCTTATACAGGAGCACGCAGGGGTGGACTGCCTTTTTGTTTGATCATAGCTTTCTCCTGTTTTTCGTAGTTAGGGAGGCAAGTTGCTGTCATTTGGTTTAATTCTTTGGATTAGGTAAGTTTGGTGAATCCTCGAGATAGGctccttttgtttgttgttttggcgtTAGGTCCACCCCAAAGCTATAATCAGCTCCTCGTCTGTGTCAAATAACCTAACGaatgaatatattttaaataaatgattatcaAACTTTACTAGTTGTGTGATGTGGCTGCTTCGGGTCTGATGAAGATGGCTCACCCTTATGTTGTGGTCTGGCCGCCCCTAGACGGGCCATAACAGCTGCGTCAAGGTttgacatgttgtgcattcaaagATTTGGAAGACTTTTCTACACATCTTGGTTATAATTACTGATTTTTTGAGTTACTGTTtcccagtgttgggactaacgcgttattaagtaacgcgttacagtaactacgttattattgtggtaacgagcacggtaactagttattatgccaaaaccaggaacgcgttactcgttactgggatttagataggctcgttactcgttacttcgtgtggtggatatcgcggagcttccacagattcaataacattagcaagtggtggaaggcagcaggtggatgaaggaaaagggaggcaagaggagagacccgaagcggccgccggtccgcgtgtcaggtgaactgaacttcaggtaagaagttatgacctgcagtctatcagtcagatataaaccaagtttaggtggagtttattttcggtatgctgacattttcgtactgcgtgctagctagcatgacggagtttctatacagctgtgtgggtgctatgttactgatgttgaactttattttgttcatacggttaattattagagttgccaaccgtcccctaaaaaacagaatcgtctggtattcagagaaaatattacgcgtttcgtactgaggtgaaaaggaacacagtttgtcccggacttcagctacaatgaaaaaaaacacaaagctgaagctgcacagctgcctcttcttctctcattctctcctgtttctacttcaatcacgaaactgatcaatgatcagctgatcggcttttctctcttgtttatttatcgcccactttgcgccagaaagaggaaaccagcggatgtcgcgttaaacaacagcagcacgtttaagcttgatcagctgttgttagaatttatttaatattaatttctagtatcagctgatgtttgctggagccacagctgtaaagctgctggtcatgatatcggtttggttatctggtgagaggaaacatgcagatgaaaccaggagatgtccttactgaatcatcagagttgaacaggtgatggagaaacaggtttaccttttaggtgacatgaatgagttgaagggaagttatgaactgtttctgagagacaaataacaccaggatccttttctacgtagctgacagctggtaactgtgcaggggcggatctagcaaagtgttgccagggggccaggtagggcattaacagggaaaggggggcacaaggaaatacttttctttattattctcatttaaaatgtctcgcttttaaaaaaataattatctgagtcttacaacaaacgattgatagattgatacatatataccatcagaacagtgtacatcactgtcacaacagtgtttattttcattcaaaggctttatgatttttcctataatggtgggccggtctctagtcaaaatgcccgggatgattgttttgtcccagtccagccctgtatgcagctcatctgcagtctggtgttacctacatcttcctattcagaaggcagaatttccaagttctgagtacaatcaaaagcaccacgactgcagtttttgtgttggatgtaaaaagcaggctagaatcatggcggcggtcaacgacggtccaggcgtcggatttctctcgtggaaatgtgcacattattttttcctttctgttggtaggtggcacagtgcacttgtggcaagtaagcaagatagaagactggcagtcttgctgggtatccagttagggaagcaacacattaacaagagaattctgagtaaaaccaaagttactttccctagtaactagttactctgaaagtaacgagtaacttgaagtaactgagttacttttttagagaagtaactagtaatgtaactaagttactaatttaaagtaacttacccaacactgctgttTCCTTCCTATAATATCAATGGATATTTTCAAATTTTGAacagcaggttgtcttgaccTGTCTATGTGCCTAAATGCAGTGAGTGGCTGCCATGGGACTGGCTGATAATCAGTCATTGTTTTAATGAGTGGTTTAACAGGTATATAAAGTGCCTGTtgtgtttatatttataatttaattattctACTAAGTGTGcaatatttctatattttttgaAGTAAGGAACATATACACCATCACCCCAACACTAAACCCCATGACTATATTCATGTAGGAAAATGAGtgacatttgtatttttttggccATAGTTGTCACCACAAGGAGTTTGCATTAATGATTATTATGTATGTGGTGCTGAATTACtctataaaagcatgtagtGTCATTAAACCATTGCTTGAACTTATTTGTTCATGACTGAAATGCATGATTTGGTTTGTTCCTCTTtcagttttctgtgttcatCCAACAGCAGACTGCCTGAAAACGCACTGACCTCATGATCTTTCATTTAGAGCTGACAggtcaaatatttattttgaccTTCACTTCTGTCCAGAACCACTTATTCCTGTAACTGCAGAATGAACTTCCAACATTTTTAACGACCTTCCCAACCTTTCTCATTAGTTTCAgtgaattaaatataaaattcgAATGAGTGTATTGCCATAATATCATTTTCCATTCTCCAAGTTTTCCATTTCCATATTTCTAACCCTCAGAGAAAACTGTCATTTGCACATATGATAGTCTCACATCAAGGTTAATACGGGTAGCTACAGctaaaattatgattttatgCCATTCTGTACAAAACTCACTGAGATCAAATGAAAACTTAAAGGAAATATTGTTGGAAATATCTTTGTCAGCTTGGTCGAATTTGTCATTTCAAGAAAGGAATTGTGTCATATGAAACATGACTGTGAGATATCTTCTTTTACAAAGCGGTGTGCTTCTGTTGTGTTTATTCTGAACTTCTTTAATCTTGCCTCTGCCATactaatataaaacaaaaaaccaactcTCAATCTAACAAGAAgccaaactaaaacttaaaataataACGAGCAAACCCCAATCTGGAAATAACCCAACTACACTGAACTaaagataaattaattaattaattaaaactacAAAACTTGATTGATCATATGGTGCAATGAAAAGGCTAAATGTGGGAAGTAAGacacttttaatgtcttaattttaattttaacttttaaaatgctgagtgtgtgtacttGTCATACTTTCCGAACGTGTGCAATTCTGTGGTTCAATTTTTGGGAAAACCTCTGAATAAGTGTTTTTTTACCTTCTTCTTCCTTGCCTttgttggcagttcgtcttgtaatcggaaggtcgttgtgtccttgggcaagacacttcatccgttgcctactggtggtggtcagagggcccggtggcgccagtgtccggcagcctcgcctctgtcagtgcgccccagggcagctgtggctacaatgtggcttgccatcaccagtgtgtgaatgtgtgtgtgaatgggtggatgactgaatgtagtgtgaagcgctttggggtccttagggattgagtaaagcgctatacaaatacaggccatttaccattctaTTTGATGTCTTATGCGTTCAACTATTCCTCTCCTGCACTGTGAGGAAAACGCCGTAGCTCTTACTTTCGAAAGAGGAAGAACTGCGAGAGAACATGTGACACTTTGTTCTTAAATAATAGCAACAAGGAAACGCAGTCAGACTGGGTTCAGCGCACGAGCAAAGATGAGTCCGACTAATCAAGGCAAGTGAAACACTTTCTAGTCATACTTTAATAGCTTTAGTAGAGATATTAATGGCTGGTAAAACAAAAAGGGGGACATCGCCCCATAAAAAGCTTCATATTTTAGTTTGCTTTTACTTTCGTTTTTGTAGTTTTCAGAGACTTTTCTTTGTTCAGGCTGCAGGTGTGTTCAACGATAGATGCATTGTAACCTTATTATAATGTCATCACAGTTAAGTAAAGTGTTTCTATAATGTTTAataattggagaaaaagaaattatCAAAACACACTCGGTGTATTTTTAGTATATCCTTATGTAACTACACCATAGACAGGAAGGCTGTGCTGTACAACTACGCTGTTGCATTTGTTTagtaaaacaatttaaaagtaATATAAAACCGGAATTCTTcgtttttgtatttgtatttatgaAACTGACAACAAAACGAAGTGGAAAAAAGTGCCAGTCAAAGTGCTTGTGGGGTAAAAGTCCAAGTAAACATTGAATAGATCCCTTACTTAAATCACTTACATTAGTATGAGAAACCTGGTGAGTTATAAattctggttaaaaatattatatatatcatAATACATTTAGGTTATACACTGAGGGTATTGTGTGTGTTGTCTGAAGAGGGTCCTTTCCCCAGCTGGGAACTGTACCGGGTATAACGGGTGGAGCTTCATATCTGTGGCGTCATTTTGATAATTTTGTACAGCCTTAAATATGTGGAAGTGATACTTGAGACTTCTCTTAACACTCAGAAACTAAAGACACAGTGATCTGtgcaaaaagttgttttttaaaaaatgacttttgCTATGTAGATGAGGCCAATGAGCCACCTCAGTATAAAACCCCTGAAGACAACATCAGCACCAGTTATAATCTGGTAACATGCTTGAGCACTCAgttcaaacagcagttttcagtggAATCACTTCAGTGTCTTCAGTTTTGTGTATTTGCTCTCTGTCATTGTAAGAAAACTGAGCAAACGCTCTCCCGTTTTGTATTTTGAGGCCTGTTTGTTGATTCTTGTATGCCCTCCTCAGCTTGTTGCCAAACTTTTCTACACCATATTATTtacttgtgtaaaaaaaaatctcactgaTCCCACCTAATGCACTAAATAACCAAAAAAcataaagtgaaattaaaatgcagcTACTTGATGCATTCTGAAACGCAACCATTCTTCCATATTATGTGAAGTATttgtaaataatagtattactaaGACCTGACCCTCAAATTGCCCTTGAGCTTAAAAACTCGGTTTAAACTCAACTATATATACAGAGTGCTGTTTCTAAGAAGCAGAGGTGACCTAGATCAGTTTGGTTTAGATTTATTGCCAGCAATCTGATAACAAGTGATGTAAACCAATGTTTACAATCATGTTTTTCCCCGTTCTGACTGAGAAGCAGATCAAGACAGtaaaattgtgaaaaaaaaaagaccttttgATTTGGGAAAAATTACCATGTATGTATGTAGGAAAATAGTTGTGGCTCCTGTTAACCTTTTAGAGTAAATGTTGGGTTTTAATAAGAAGAATTAAATATCAGGGGCTCTCATAAATAAGTTCAGTTGTGCTCATATTTCACTAAACGCCTATTCTTTGTTTTGATTTccgtgtttttattgttttctttctgtcaaTATGTAACACaactctgaaaatattttggCCTGTGTCGTGCCAGAGTCTCTATGTGTGGTTTTTATGAAACTAAGGTCTGTTTctgactggagctctctgccagGCAGGTTGTTTTCTCAGTATGTTAGTGAGCATCAGTCTCATCAAAGGTCAGGTGACATCCTGTCTTCTCGTGTCATCgtctatgtttgtgtgtttgcaggcgTGCTGTTGCTGCTCATCTGCCTGTGTGCTGGGGCAGCAGCCATGTTTGAATCCACACTGGACGCACACTGGGAGCTGTGGAAGAAGACACATGGGAAGAGCTACAAAAATGATGTATGTGACAAAAAGTAGcagtaataaatattttttagaaaGTGTTATATTTGTACAAGCGCTACATAAGGCTTATAATTAACTTATACAGCATTTTCACCTCATCTGCTCTTTCTTTATGTGAGGTGGAGAACGCTCACCGCCGGGAGCTGTGGGAGAATAACCTGAAGCTGATTACTGTGCACAACCTGGAGGCCTCAATGGGACTTCACACCTATGAACTGGGCATGAATCACATGGGAGACCTGGTGAGACACTCTCTtgctttgttaatgtttttgatttatgataatttttattcattaatggTGATTGTATTAATGATGTTGAAAGGTCAACAGAATTAAAGCTGATCCATATTGAAGAGTAGCTGGGTATGTGATAGATGATAGATTACTGGCAGAAAACTGAGGATACATGTGACTCAAAAGTCTCTGTCTTTAGGCCCAACAGAGTTATGTCAAAACACTTGACCATCATTTTCCACATAAAACCTCCACAGTGAGCCTGGCTCGAAACCTCTTGCCACAGTCATATTATCACTTTCCACCTGCCCctcaaaatacttttttttcacttcctgCATGTACATCTACACTTCTGCAGCTCACATTTTTAGCTTCTGTAGAAGCACCCTTTCATCCCCTGTTGCTTTCTCTCATGTTTAAGCTAATGAATAAAAACTAGATGTTTAGATCAAGAAATATCTCGAGCTTTATGACCCACAAATGGAAAAAGATGAAGTCTGGTGAGATGGAGCTCTGGAAAATTATTCTTGAGGTGAAAAGTCTAGCTTAAATCAAAAAGACAGCCACCATGGCCTTTTTGTTGTCTTGTGACATATTTGGTCTTCCTGTTGACACTTCCTGTTAGTGCTTGGAGCGAGACTTGATGCACCGCAATGTTTTTACAGCTTCAGCTGCCTGCAGCTTAGTTAGTAGTTGAATTAGATGCAAAGTTTCATTatgaaattaaacattaaatttccttaaatgatttaaataacaatatttaataataacaataacatttttaaaagaagtttatttgtttttttaagtttaaaccAACTTTAAAGTTTTTAAGTTTTTACATAAAGCCCTGAAAGAAGTAAAGGGTGTGTTAACACATAAACTGATAGTGAAGTTGCCATAGTCCTGgtattcagtttgtttgtttttttaaccacttCATGTTTCTGGTTTTCCTAATATTGTGTCATCTGTGTTCCCCTTTCTCTGTCTTTATGTTCCGTGTCAGTTTTCATGTTTCAGTGtcttcatattttgtatttaacaCATTAGCTTAATTTTGCATACTGCCAGGAATGTTATCAGGGCATTTTTAATATGTGCTCATAAAAATCTGATATGgtagttatttatttacatgtGACCTCTTGCAACAGCAGGAACAGCAAGCTGAAACTATTCTCTTTTTTGACTGCTCTCTCCATTCTGCTAATATTAAAAAGGTTCTCATTGTCCAGGAGAGGTTATCAACAATCGCCAAATGACACATGCTTGTATTtgctttgaggaaaaaaaaaatattaaaatgtaattcAGTTATCAGTGTTTATCAGTAGTTCAGTATTGTAGCAAAAATCAACAAACACTACAATAATTACACATGGGAGTgtaaatttgtgtgtttttgtacttaGAATTATAGCAGATTATGAAGTCAGGGAAATTGAGCATTATAACATATAAGTATTGCATAGGGGAGATTTATATGAAAAATTAAAGCTTTTAGAAAGTTTATAAAACATATTGAAGTTGAAAACTTTGATAACTGTCTGCCAACTGTGACTGGCTTTTGCTTCTCATTTCATCATTGGTGTTTTCTTTATCATAGACAGAAGAAGAGATCCTGCAGTTTTTTGCCAGTCTCACTCCTCCCACTGACATCCAGAGGGCGCCATCTGCCTTTGCAGGGGCATCAGGTTCTGGCATACCAGACACCATGGACTGGAGAGAGAAGGGTTGTGTCACCAAAGTCAAGATGCaggtaaaaaaaagacaagagggCATTTAAATCATTGTATAAGTATTAGTGCTGCTGAGAAGAGCAAAAACATTTGATGTCTCATAGCCACGCAGGAACAACATCTCCCCCATCATCCTGTTCCTTGTTCTTTGAATAAGTTCATGTTTACACAGGATGTCATTACCACAGTTACTAGTTTAGCAATTATTTTGTCACTTCCACTTGTTTTGGTGCAAAGAAGGTGGGTAGCATGGTCttacaggggtttttttttaacctaaatACTTTCAAAACTGTCTCATTATCTTAGTTTTTGGAtggttaatataaaaaaaaattttttaaggTGAAATAAGGAAATATATGTCTTAATGTTCCGCCTTTTCTTCCTGTATGTAAATAGTCCATTCCAAAGCTTCACTTTATTTGTCTCTAGAAACTTTTAGTGCTAAAATTTGCATTACTTTAAGATATTTTAAATCCATATGACTTTCTGTGCTAAAATTGCTTTGCATAGAGTCTAAGGGGAAAAAATCATacagataaaaaaataattttaaaagaaagaaacagatttTGATGCCCAATTCATTTTTAACTTGTGTTGTGCAGATGAATATCATTtaaccacagacacacacatattgaTTTTGGCATTGCTTCTGTTCTGTGCAACATGGTAAATGTAACTGACCAAAAAACATTCTCATATAGTCACTTGAATTCTTTAACCTCCTACACCCTGCTGGACCCTGGCTTCACCTCTACAAACACCTGTTGAGCtgccaaacacagaaatgtgtgAAATGATGCACAAGGAACTTATGCTATTTCTGTTTGATGTAGTGACAAGCTACAAGAACATTGTTGAAGGGGGATTTTTCactcagtgtttatttattattatatcaatGAATAGTATATattaaatcaaaatcaaaatggaTTTCTTTATGGATTTCTAAGAAGTGTGGAAAGAGACTAGAAAGGAAAACTCAAGCAACAGAACTAATATAAAGAACACCTTTGTTGCCAGACCAGTGTGTTTCAGCTTGTTTATTTTGTCACAGCTACAAGTGCAGTCAGATATGTAATTTGGGGTCAAAGTTTTACAACCGCAATTCCAAAAatgttgggatgctgtgtaaaatacCTTTTGCCAGTTAGCCTAATTATTTTCAAAACTTTTGTTGCCTCCATCCCAACATTTGTGAGACAACTTTTGCTGCCATGAAATTCAAAATTGAATTCATATTTGTCATGAAACtgtaaaatgtctcagtttcaACATTTGACATGTTGAACAAAAAATgggatttgcaaatcattgcaggACTTCTTTTGTAGTTGGTATTGTAAAAAAGTGATTCAGTGCTATTAAGATGGACGTTTAGAGGAATACTGAGAATATAAGCATATTTGTATTACAGATCCtatgagtttgttttttttaacttaggGTGCTTGTGGATCTTGCTGGGCCTTCAGTGCTGCAGGGGCCCTAGAAGGCCAGTTAGCCAAGAGTACAGGAAAGCTGGTGGATCTCAGTCCTCAGAACCTGGTGGACTGTTCTGGCAAATACGGTAACCACGGCTGCAATGGAGGCTTCATGACCCGAGCTTTCCAATATGTCATCGACAACCACGGAATCGACTCTGATGCTTCATACCCATATACAGGACGTGTAAGTAAACACACAACCTTTTTGTGGCCCTATGAGTACACTTTTGTGCTAAAAGAACATGCACTACGTACTTAACTGATGTTTTCAGGGGGCAAACAATCTCAGCTATAATATTAGTAATAGGTAAATTTTCTCAAGGTAAAACCAAAACATCTGACTTCataatttacagtaaaaattgAGTAGACAGGAGCAAAgctactttattttttattatacacATACACTTTAATCTAATATAATGTTTATATAATGTTAGTTTATGTTGTCTTTGTCTAATTTTCAattaaatattgtgtttaaatgattttcaatcattatattctgttttatttctgttgttcaTACCATGTGAACAAAgttttacaaaatattaaacatAGGACTCTAACACAAGCTTTACAAAATCCTGTATGAGACACCTAGGTGGGTGTATAAACACCAGCAAGAAGTTGAGTCCGATCCTTCAGGCTGTAGACAGCAACACTCACACTTGTCTGTGGTCAGCTGTTAACGTCTCTTTGGAGCAACAATAAATTAATCGGAGCGGACAACATGTTTGTCCTCCAGGCTTGATGTAGTTCGCTGTTGTTTGTGTGGAGGAGGAAGCCAGTTGTGAGTCGCTTCAACAGACTGTTCCAGCCTCACGGGGGTGGcgatgtttttaattttaggaAAAGATATTTGAAAAAGCAACTTTTTGATGTGAAATATTCTATAAGCataatgaccaaaaatattaaatatggaCATGACAATATGTGTGTACTTTGAAACCATCTTTAGGTTTAGTTTTGTCCCAAAGTACAAATTATGAAACCACTGACTTTCTCTATTGTGAGTGAGGTGCAGTTCAGTCAAGGGAGAGCCTGTTTCCCAGTGTC
This sequence is a window from Oreochromis aureus strain Israel breed Guangdong linkage group 11, ZZ_aureus, whole genome shotgun sequence. Protein-coding genes within it:
- the LOC116333436 gene encoding cathepsin S-like: MSPTNQGVLLLLICLCAGAAAMFESTLDAHWELWKKTHGKSYKNDVENAHRRELWENNLKLITVHNLEASMGLHTYELGMNHMGDLTEEEILQFFASLTPPTDIQRAPSAFAGASGSGIPDTMDWREKGCVTKVKMQGACGSCWAFSAAGALEGQLAKSTGKLVDLSPQNLVDCSGKYGNHGCNGGFMTRAFQYVIDNHGIDSDASYPYTGRDDQCRYNPATRAANCSSYQFLPEGDENALKQALATIGPISVAIDARRPRFSFYRSGVYNDPSCTQEVNHGVLAVGYGSLNGQDYWLVKNSWGTTFGDQGYIRMARNTGNQCGIALYACYPVM